The following nucleotide sequence is from Bradyrhizobium roseum.
GAATTCCTCGAACACGCCCGTGATCACCGGCTCCATCGCCGTGAACACGTCCTCCTGCTCGACAAAGCTCATCTCGACGTCGAGCTGATAAAACTCGCCCGGCAGGCGATCGGCGCGCGGATCCTCGTCGCGGAAACACGGCGCGATCTGGAAGTAGCGGTCGAAGCCCGACATCATCAGCAGCTGCTTGTATTGCTGCGGCGCCTGCGGCAGCGCGTAGAATTTGCCGGGATGAATGCGCGACGGCACCAGGAAATCCCGCGCGCCTTCCGGCGATGACGCCGTCAGGATCGGGGTCTGGAACTCAAAGAAGCCCTGCTCCTTCATCCGCTTGCGCATCGAGTCGACGATGGCGCCGCGGGTCATGATGTTTTGGTGCAGCTTTTCGCGGCGCAAGTCGAGGAAGCGGTATTTCAGCCGGATATCCTCGGGGTATTCCTGCTCGCCGAACACTGGCAGCGGCAGCTCGGCCGCGGGCCCAAGCACCTCGATCTCGCTGACATACACCTCGACCATGCCGGTCGGCAGTTCCGGATTGTCGGTGCCCTCGGGGCGGCGGCGCACCTTGCCGTCGATCCGTACCACCCATTCCGAGCGGAACTTTTCCACTTCCTTGAACGCCGGCGAGTCCGGGTCAGCCACGCATTGGGTGATGCCGTAATGGTCGCGCAAATCGATGAACAGCACGCCGCCATGGTCGCGGATACGATGGCACCAGCCGGAAAGACGGGCGGTCTGGCCGATGTCGCTGTCGCGGAGCGCGCCGCATGTATGTGACCGGTAGCGATGCATGGTATTCCCAAAAAACAGATGTCGGAGGTCAGAATCGGGGGCAAAAGCCCGCGCGAATTGCCGGAGGGTTTACCCGACGCGGAACGGGGCGGCAACCAATGGCGAGGCCTGTTTCGGGCCCGGGAAGCGAGATTTACGCTCTCATCCGCCCGAACCGTTTGCCTATTCCGTGCCCGCGCCTATCTTTGGGTCATGACCGTCCATTTCCCGTTCCAGAACACCTATTCGGCCCTGCCGGCGAGCTTTTTCGCCCGCGTGGCCCCGACCCCCGTGGCTGCGCCCCGGCTGATCAAGCTGAACCGGCCGCTCGCCCTCCAGCTCGGGCTCGATCCCGACCTGCTGGAGAGCCCGGAAGGCGCCGAAATCCTCGCCGGAAAGCGCCTGCCCGACGGGGCCGACCCGATCGCGATGGCCTATGCCGGCCACCAGTTCGGCCATTTCGTGCCCCAACTGGGCGACGGAAGGGCGATCCTGCTCGGCGAGGTCATCGACAAGGATGGCATCCGCCGCGACATCCAGCTCAAGGGATCCGGCCCGACGCCGTTCTCGCGCCGGGGCGACGGCCGCGCCGCGCTCGGGCCGGTGTTGAGGGAATACATCGTCAGCGAGGCGATGTGTGCGTTGGGCATTCCGACTACGCGTTCGCTCGCCGCGGTAACGTCAGGCGAGCGCGTGCAGCGTGAAACCATGCTGCCCGGCGCGGTGCTGACGCGCGTGGCGTCGAGCCATATCCGCGTCGGCACATTCCAGTTCTTCGCCGCGCGCGGCGACACCGACGGCGTGCGGAAACTCGCCGACCATGTCATCGCGCGCCACTACCCCGACATCGGGATGGCCGAGCGCCCCTATCACGCGCTGCTCGAACGCGTCGTCGCGCGTCAGGCCGATCTGGTCGCGCGCTGGCTGCTGGTCGGCTTCATCCACGGCGTCATGAACACCGACAATACATCCGTCTCGGGCGAGACCATCGATTACGGCCCCTGCGCCTTCATGGACGACTACAACCCCGCACAGGTGTTTTCGTCGATCGACGAGATGGGCCGCTACGCCTATGCCAACCAGCCGCAGATCGCGCTGTGGAATCTGACGCGGCTGGCCGAATGCCTGCTGCCGCTGTTGGCCGACGACAAGGACAAGGCGATCGAACAGGCGCAAATGATCCTCGGCGAGTTCGCCGAAAAATTCACCACAGCCTACCAGTCGGGCCTGCGCAAAAAGATCGGCCTGTTCATCGCGCGCGACGGCGACGAAGCGCTGGTGCAGGACCTGCTCGACGCCATGGCAAAGAATGCCGCCGACTTCACCCTTACCTTCCGTGGCTTGGCAAATGCCGCAGCGGATTCCGACGACAGCGTTCGCGCGCAATTCACCGATCCCGCAGCCTTCGACGAATGGGCCGTGCGCTGGCGAACACGCATCGCCGACGAACCGCAATCACCGGCCGAACGGCAGGCCGCGATGCGTGCGGTCAATCCGGCCTTCATCCCGCGCAACCACCGCGTCGAGGCCGTGATCCAGGCGGCCCTGAACGACGATTACGCGCCGTTCGAGGAATTGCTGGCGGTGCTGTCGAAGCCGTATGAGGATCAGCCGCAATTCGCGGCCTACACCGAGCCGCCGCTGCCCGAGCAGCGCGTCACGCAGACGTTCTGCGGGACGTGAGGCGCCAGTCTCGCTGCGTCATTGCGAGCGCCGCGAAGCAATCCATCGTTCAACAAGCGGACAGATGGATTGCTTCGCGGCGCTCGCAGTGACGTAGTAAGAGCAGCCATTAACCCAATTCCTTAAGCTCCCGTCCACCATCCGCACGCACGCGTCCTCACCTGGTTCCACAAATTAAGAAGCCCTCAACGCGCGCCCCACAATCTATCGATATATTGGGGGAGAATTGCCGTGGACGCGTTTGCTTTCGAAATCATAGGAATGGCGATGATCGGGCTCTGCCTCATCGTGCTCGCGATCCCGTCGGGCCGCCGTCGGTCCCGGCACATCCGGTACGAGTAATCCCGACCATAAGCCAAGCTCAAAGGGCCTGCCCGGTACGTTCCTGCCGTCTACAACACCCAGCCCCCATTGAGTCGCAAAAAAGCCGTGCTCAGGCTCAAATGAACGGCTCAAATCTCCCGCGACACCCTTGACATATCAGCGTTTTCGGCAGAACGCCTGTCGGAAGCGTCATGGATTGTTCATGGATCTGATCACCACCACTTCCGACCTCGCCGCCGCCTGCTCCCGGCTCGCCCAGCACAAGGTCATCACCGTCGACACCGAGTTCCTGCGGGAGACGACCTACTATCCCCTGCTCTGCGTCGTGCAGATGGCGAGCGCGGACGAAGCCGTCGTGGTCGACACGCTGGCGCCCGGCATCGACCTGAAACCGTTCTTCGAATTGATGGGCAACGAGGCGGTGCTGAAGGTGTTTCACGCCGCGCGCCAGGACATCGAGATCGTCTGGCACCTGTCGAACACCATTCCGCACCCGATCTTCGACACCCAGGTCGCGGCCATGGTGCTCGGCTATGGCGACAGCATCGCCTACGACCAGCTCGTCGAGCGCGTCACCGGCCACCGGCCCGACAAGACGCATCGTTTCACCGACTGGTCGCGCCGCCCGCTGACCCCCGAACAGATGCATTACGCGGTCTCCGACGTCACCCATTTGCGGGATGTCTTTGCGGCGCTGGACGCAGACCTGAAGAAGCGCAGCCGCAGCGACTGGGTCAGCGAGGAAATGGAAGTTCTGACCTCGCCGAAGACCTACGATTTCCATCCCGAGCGCGCCTGGGAGCGGCTGAAGACGCGCGTGCGCAAGCCGAAGGAACTCGCGGTGCTGATGGAGGTCGCGGCCTGGCGCGAGCAGGAAGCGCAGAGCCGCGACGTGCCGCGCTCGCGCGTCTTGAAGGACGACGCGGTCGGCGATATCGCCACCCACGCGCCGACCTCGCTGGAGCGTCTCGCCAATCTGCGCTCGCTACCGAAGGGTTTTGACCGCTCCAAATGGGGCACCGACATCGTCGCCGCCGTGCAGCGCGGCCTGGCCCGCGATCCGCAAACGCTGCCGAAGATCGAAAAGCCGCGCGGCAATTCGAACGGCGCGGCCACCGTCGAGCTGTTGAAGGTGCTGCTGCGGATGACGTCAGAGCGCCACGCCGTCGCCAGCAAGGTGATCGCCACCGTCGACGACCTCGACCAGATCGCCGCCGACGACAACGCCGACGTCGCCGCTTTGCACGGCTGGCGCCGCGAATTGTTCGGCGACGCCGCCCTGGCGCTGAAGCACGGCCGGCTGGCGCTCGCGATCGAAAAAGGCCGCGTCGTCAGGGTCGATCGGGTGTAGCAATCTTTCCCTTCTCCCCTTGTGGGAGAAGGTGGCGCGAAGCGCCGGATGAGGGGTTCTAGCCGCACGATAGACAGGTGGTTGCGGAAACAGACCCCTCACCCGTCTCGAATGAGCTACAGCTCATTCGATCCACCCTCTCCCACAAGGGGAGAGGGTAGCAGCGCCCCTACCACTTCAATTCCAGCCCCAGCGTGCCCTGATGCGATTGCATCGCCGCGCGCAGCTTGGCGTCGTAATTCACGTAGAGCCGCGCCGCATTCGTCAGGCTGAGCGAGGCCGACGCCCCGGCATCGGCGCCGTAGCGGCTTTCGCCGATACCCTGGAACGTGATGCTCTGCGCGCCCTGGCTCACGGTGATGTCGGAGAAATTCTGCACGAGGTTGTCGACGAACTTGCCGTAGCCGGAGATGTCGAAAATCTTGCCGTCAAGAATCCAGTAGCGGCCGACCTCCGCGCCGATCAACAGCCGCCCGCGCTGCACGGTGGCGCCCGTCGCCGTCGCCG
It contains:
- a CDS encoding protein adenylyltransferase SelO; this translates as MTVHFPFQNTYSALPASFFARVAPTPVAAPRLIKLNRPLALQLGLDPDLLESPEGAEILAGKRLPDGADPIAMAYAGHQFGHFVPQLGDGRAILLGEVIDKDGIRRDIQLKGSGPTPFSRRGDGRAALGPVLREYIVSEAMCALGIPTTRSLAAVTSGERVQRETMLPGAVLTRVASSHIRVGTFQFFAARGDTDGVRKLADHVIARHYPDIGMAERPYHALLERVVARQADLVARWLLVGFIHGVMNTDNTSVSGETIDYGPCAFMDDYNPAQVFSSIDEMGRYAYANQPQIALWNLTRLAECLLPLLADDKDKAIEQAQMILGEFAEKFTTAYQSGLRKKIGLFIARDGDEALVQDLLDAMAKNAADFTLTFRGLANAAADSDDSVRAQFTDPAAFDEWAVRWRTRIADEPQSPAERQAAMRAVNPAFIPRNHRVEAVIQAALNDDYAPFEELLAVLSKPYEDQPQFAAYTEPPLPEQRVTQTFCGT
- the rnd gene encoding ribonuclease D, whose translation is MDLITTTSDLAAACSRLAQHKVITVDTEFLRETTYYPLLCVVQMASADEAVVVDTLAPGIDLKPFFELMGNEAVLKVFHAARQDIEIVWHLSNTIPHPIFDTQVAAMVLGYGDSIAYDQLVERVTGHRPDKTHRFTDWSRRPLTPEQMHYAVSDVTHLRDVFAALDADLKKRSRSDWVSEEMEVLTSPKTYDFHPERAWERLKTRVRKPKELAVLMEVAAWREQEAQSRDVPRSRVLKDDAVGDIATHAPTSLERLANLRSLPKGFDRSKWGTDIVAAVQRGLARDPQTLPKIEKPRGNSNGAATVELLKVLLRMTSERHAVASKVIATVDDLDQIAADDNADVAALHGWRRELFGDAALALKHGRLALAIEKGRVVRVDRV